A window from Melopsittacus undulatus isolate bMelUnd1 chromosome Z, bMelUnd1.mat.Z, whole genome shotgun sequence encodes these proteins:
- the CDC14B gene encoding dual specificity protein phosphatase CDC14B isoform X3, translating to MKRKSLADVRRRATPALKRTRGAVSLTAGSEMELQQPSLVAPETCLRIADRLYFAILCQKPKSGAANTHYFCIDDEFVYENFYADFGPLNLAMVYRYCCKLNKKLKSFSLIRKRIIHYTGFDQKKRANAAFLIGSYAIIYLRESPEDVYRRILSGSVSYPPFRDASFGICSFHLTLLDCFHAINKALQYGFLDFSTFDVNEYEHYERAENGDFNWIIPNKFIAFSGPHSRSKIENGYPHHAPEAYFPYFRKHKVTTIVRLNKKMYDAKRFTDAGFKHFDLFFADGSTPSDTIVKTFLNICENAEGVVAVHCKAGLGRTGTLIACYIMKHYRMTAAETIAWIRINRPGSVIGPQQHFLMAKQAELWTEGDIFRAKLKGNRKIAVTRILSGVDDISINDMRNRRTIQKDIELYSDEDETNCVTQGDKLRALKSRRQSKAPTASPLTWLLAMLVSTLCSIVIWWIICGSLLPSLLFCLDGLRK from the exons ATGAAGCGGAAGAGCTTGGCCGATGTCCGGCGCCGGGCAACCCCGGCCCTGAAGAGAACTCGGGGAGCAGTGTCTCTGACGGCGGGGAGCgagatggagctgcagcagccatcCCTCGTCGCACCGGAGACCTGCCTCAGGATAGCCG aTCGCCTTTATTTTGCAATTCTCTGCCAAAAACCAAAGAGTGGAGCTGCAAATACCCATTATTTCTGCATAGATGATGAATTTGTGTATGAGAA CTTCTATGCAGACTTTGGACCACTCAATCTGGCAATGGTCTACAGATACTGCTGCAAgctaaataagaaattaaag TCATTTTCATTGATAAGGAAGAGAATAATTCATTATACTGGCTTTGATCAGAAAAAACGAGCAAATGCTGCATTCCTCATAGGCTCCTACGCA ATAATATACTTGAGAGAATCCCCAGAAGACGTGTACAGGCGTATATTGTCTGGAAGCGTTTCgtatcctcctttcag GGATGCTTCATTTGGTATTTGCAGTTTTCATCTGACACTGCTAGACTGTTTTCATGCAATAAACAAG GCTTTGCAATACGGTTTCCTGGATTTCAGTACTTTTGATGTAAATGAATATGAGCATTATGAA agagcagaaaatggaGATTTTAACTGGATAATACCAAACAAATTCATTGCCTTCAGTGGACCTCATTCAAGAAGTAAAATTGAAAATG gcTATCCCCACCATGCTCCAGAGGCTTATTTCCCATACTTCAGGAAACATAAGGTCACCACTATAGTACGCCTCAACAAAAAAATGTATGATGCCAAACGATTTACAGATGCTGGATTTAAGCATTTTGACCTCTTCTTTGCTGATGGAAGCACGCCTAGTGATACTATAGTTAAAACCTTtctaaatatttgtgaaaatgcTGAAGGTGTTGTAGCTGTTCATTGCAAAG CTGGTCTTGGGCGAACTGGTACACTTATTGCCTGTTATATTATGAAGCATTATCGGATGACAGCTGCTGAAACTATTGCCTGGATTAGAATAAATAGACCTGGTTCAGTGATTGGACCACAACAACATTTCCTTATGGC CAAACAGGCAGAACTTTGGACAGAAGGAGATATTTTCCGTGCAAAGTTGAAAGGAAACCGTAAAATTGCTGTAACAAGAATTCTGTCAGGAGTAGATGATATTTCAATTAATGACATGAGAAACAGGCGAACCATCCAAAAGGACATTGAACTG TACAGTGATGAAGATGAAACAAACTGTGTAACACAAGGTGATAAGCTGCgtgctctgaaaagcagaaggcagTCAAAAGCTCCAACTGCATCTCCGCTAAC
- the CDC14B gene encoding dual specificity protein phosphatase CDC14B isoform X4 → MKRKSLADVRRRATPALKRTRGAVSLTAGSEMELQQPSLVAPETCLRIADRLYFAILCQKPKSGAANTHYFCIDDEFVYENFYADFGPLNLAMVYRYCCKLNKKLKSFSLIRKRIIHYTGFDQKKRANAAFLIGSYAIIYLRESPEDVYRRILSGSVSYPPFRDASFGICSFHLTLLDCFHAINKALQYGFLDFSTFDVNEYEHYERAENGDFNWIIPNKFIAFSGPHSRSKIENGYPHHAPEAYFPYFRKHKVTTIVRLNKKMYDAKRFTDAGFKHFDLFFADGSTPSDTIVKTFLNICENAEGVVAVHCKAGLGRTGTLIACYIMKHYRMTAAETIAWIRINRPGSVIGPQQHFLMAKQAELWTEGDIFRAKLKGNRKIAVTRILSGVDDISINDMRNRRTIQKDIELYSDEDETNCVTQGDKLRALKSRRQSKAPTASPLTSQSIPRARTVLR, encoded by the exons ATGAAGCGGAAGAGCTTGGCCGATGTCCGGCGCCGGGCAACCCCGGCCCTGAAGAGAACTCGGGGAGCAGTGTCTCTGACGGCGGGGAGCgagatggagctgcagcagccatcCCTCGTCGCACCGGAGACCTGCCTCAGGATAGCCG aTCGCCTTTATTTTGCAATTCTCTGCCAAAAACCAAAGAGTGGAGCTGCAAATACCCATTATTTCTGCATAGATGATGAATTTGTGTATGAGAA CTTCTATGCAGACTTTGGACCACTCAATCTGGCAATGGTCTACAGATACTGCTGCAAgctaaataagaaattaaag TCATTTTCATTGATAAGGAAGAGAATAATTCATTATACTGGCTTTGATCAGAAAAAACGAGCAAATGCTGCATTCCTCATAGGCTCCTACGCA ATAATATACTTGAGAGAATCCCCAGAAGACGTGTACAGGCGTATATTGTCTGGAAGCGTTTCgtatcctcctttcag GGATGCTTCATTTGGTATTTGCAGTTTTCATCTGACACTGCTAGACTGTTTTCATGCAATAAACAAG GCTTTGCAATACGGTTTCCTGGATTTCAGTACTTTTGATGTAAATGAATATGAGCATTATGAA agagcagaaaatggaGATTTTAACTGGATAATACCAAACAAATTCATTGCCTTCAGTGGACCTCATTCAAGAAGTAAAATTGAAAATG gcTATCCCCACCATGCTCCAGAGGCTTATTTCCCATACTTCAGGAAACATAAGGTCACCACTATAGTACGCCTCAACAAAAAAATGTATGATGCCAAACGATTTACAGATGCTGGATTTAAGCATTTTGACCTCTTCTTTGCTGATGGAAGCACGCCTAGTGATACTATAGTTAAAACCTTtctaaatatttgtgaaaatgcTGAAGGTGTTGTAGCTGTTCATTGCAAAG CTGGTCTTGGGCGAACTGGTACACTTATTGCCTGTTATATTATGAAGCATTATCGGATGACAGCTGCTGAAACTATTGCCTGGATTAGAATAAATAGACCTGGTTCAGTGATTGGACCACAACAACATTTCCTTATGGC CAAACAGGCAGAACTTTGGACAGAAGGAGATATTTTCCGTGCAAAGTTGAAAGGAAACCGTAAAATTGCTGTAACAAGAATTCTGTCAGGAGTAGATGATATTTCAATTAATGACATGAGAAACAGGCGAACCATCCAAAAGGACATTGAACTG TACAGTGATGAAGATGAAACAAACTGTGTAACACAAGGTGATAAGCTGCgtgctctgaaaagcagaaggcagTCAAAAGCTCCAACTGCATCTCCGCTAAC
- the PRXL2C gene encoding peroxiredoxin-like 2C: MAVQPALPVTQQVGRARGCREQPEHGELREAARCLVQDGDGRSIPFKALYREQKAIVLFVRNFLCYTCKEYVEDLAKVPQSFLQEANVRLIVIGQSSYHHIKPFCNLTGYTHEMYVDPQREIYKTLGMKRGEGSNISVRSPHVKSNTLLGSIRSMWRAMTGPAFDFQGDPAQQGGALILGPGNEVHFVHLDKSRLDHVPINTVLQLAGVKTVNFTNQPQIIDI, encoded by the exons ATGGCCGTGCAACCGGCGCTGCCCGTCACGCAGCAGGTGGGCAGGGCGCGGGGTTGCAGGGAGCAACCGGAGCACGGGGAGCTGCGGGAGGCCGCCCGCTGCCTGGTGCAGGACGGCGACGGCAGGAGCATCCCCTTCAAGGCCCTGTACAGGGAGCAAAAAGCCATCGTGCTGTTCGTGCGG AATTTTTTGTGTTACACCTGTAAGGAGTATGTTGAGGACCTAGCAAAAGTCCCCCAGTCGTTTTTACAG GAGGCAAATGTGAGGCTTATAGTTATTGGACAGTCATCTTACCATCACATAAAG CCCTTTTGCAATTTAACTGGCTATACACATGAAATGTATGTAGATCCACAAAGGGAAATTTATAAAACTCTTGGCATGAAAAGAGGTGAAGGTAGTAACATATCAG TGCGGAGCCCTCATGTTAAATCAAATACACTGCTGGGAAGCATTAGGAGTATGTGGAGAGCAATGACTGGCCCGGCTTTTGATTTTCAAGGAGACCCTGCTCAGCAGGGAGGAGCTTTGATTTTAGGTCCAG GCAATGAAGTTCATTTTGTGCACCTTGATAAAAGCAGGCTGGATCATGTTCCCATTAACACAGTTTTGCAGCTGGCGGGAGTTAAAACAGTAAATTTCACAAACCAACCCCAGATTATTGACATATGA